ccccccccccccaaaggtttTGACTATGTGCATCTCCCAGCCTTATTAAGCATTTCTCACTTGTTTGTCTGAGATCATCTATATCACAGTTCTGACTGCTTGTTTCCAGACCATCGAGAGCTTTGTGGCTCAGGAGAAGCAGATGGAGGTCTGTGAGGTGTGCGGGGCGTTCCTCATCGTGGGTGATGCCCAGTCCAGAGTAGATGACCACCTGATGGGCAAGCAGCACATGGGTTATGCCAAGATCAAGTCCACTGTGGAGGAGCTCAAGGTATGTGGGGAGGCAGCCTGTAGCCAttgggttgtgtgtgtgtgtgtgtgtgtgtgtgtgtgtgtgtgtgtgtgaaatctTGTTCTTGGTGTCCAGGAAAAACTGCGCCGACGGTCTGAGGGACCAGAGAAAGATGACCATGGCAAGAAGGAGAAGGAAGAGCGAGAGGaaagggagaaagaaagggagaagaggaagaaagaggaggaggagaaggagaaggagcgGGAAAAGGAGCGGGAGAAAGCGAAGGAGCGGGAGAAGGAAAAGGAGCGGGAGAGGGAAAAGGAGCGAGACCGTGAGCGCGAgcgagacagagaaagagaccGCGACCGGGACAGAGACCGGGACCGCCGCAGCCGGCACAGCCACTCAAGCAGGACATCGGAGCGGAGGAGGAGCCGATCGCGGGAGCGTGACAGGGAGCGGAAGCGGAGCAGGTACCACACGCTGTACTTCAGCTAAACACTAGTGGGCGCCGGCAGTCAGGGTTAGTCTGAATGGCATTTAGGGGGAATCACTAGCAGAAATTCTCCACCAGTTCCCAGAAGCATACAGAACTCAGTTGCACTGTCCTTtaggagcagagagagacggCGTAGCCGGGAACGCTCAGACAGGAGGCCTCGCTCTCGCAGCCGAGACCGGAGGCCGAAGCACCGGAGCCGCAGCCGAGATCGGGACAGGGACAAGGATCGGGACAAGGACAAAGACAGGGACAGGAGATCCAGAGACAAAGGTGAACGTCTATGTCACAGTACTAAGTCACTGGTCAGAGTGTCAGCTGAGCGTATACTTCTGTGTGGCCAATCGTAACAATGAGGGGAGTGAACCTtgactctgattggctgcttcccccccccaaagaacTCCGAGGCAGCGACGAGAAGCGGGCTGGCAAGAAGCCTCATGccgaggagggggggggcacggcgCCGCTGAACGGCACCACCGAAGACAGGCATTCTGAAGGTGACACTCAGTCCAATTAAAACAGATGTGATAGGACCTGAGACCAGGCCCAGGTAGGTGAACCTACCcgcctcctctctccctctccttccgattggcttgtttttttttccctcccccttCATTTATTGTAGTGCGTGTCTGTTTTCGATGGTGCAGCGTAAGTATACTCTGAAGACTGAAGTAGCTTGATGAGTAACGCAGACCCTGAGCTGGAGGTACTTTGGCCTGTCCGCcgtcccctcccccctcatACCGGTGACGCTTGTTCCGCTAGCCAGCATTTGTCACGAACCCCGACCCATGTCAcctttttatacaaaaaaaaaataatctgaagtTGTCATTGTGAAATCCTGCTGCATTTCCCAGGTGATCCCGAAGTCTAATTACAGTCTCGGTTTGTTCTTCGCACCCATATCCCCCGACATAAATGTGCTGCTTCACCATCCTGCGCCCTAATGCCGTTTGTCTCGAGAGTGCAGAGCTGTAGCGTAATTAACTTAGTGGTCGACTCCTCTTCTTCACCCAGCGTTGGGTCCACGAACATCCAAATAAAAAATGGATACTGTCGGGCTGTACAGGTACCTTCCGGGGAATCCGTCTACGTCCGTGTTTAATGCTGTCAACTTACtgcatagattttttttttttgtgtgtgtgttttttttaatttaatttatatttacttCTTAGATTTCTGGACATTTCAGAATTTTAACTATATCCCACATTTAAATCTAAATTTGTGTTTGGAAGACCTCTTTGTTAACTTGATTTCCCCTTGGGGATTAATAATTTGTGTGTTAGATTTCTGAAGTTGGTCAAATCAGTGTAGTTTTATTGCTGTGATTCTCAGTGCTGCTCCTGCAGTTGTCGATCCAGTCTGACCTTAATTAGCATCAGGAGTTTCTTAATGGCCTATTAATGAAGGCGATAGCTTGTAAGCTGGGTGGGATTGACCAGCAGTACCCTGGTGGGTGGTTCTCCGGGAGcaggattgagaaacactggcttatTGTGATTCTGATGATGTAGTTTGACAAACTgagcagcagagggcagcatggCAGCTACAGTTGGAAAACATTCAACATCCAACTTGTGTTATTGTGTAATAATTATAATGTTAAGTTTATGCCTGAAGCTTTCAAATTCACAAGGACCGATAAATGATTGTTGTATTATACTGCCCTGCCAGGCTTAATCTATTTACTGTTGAATTTTAATGGCAGTACTACAGGATATATTATATATTGGGGTTCCAGTGCATGATGTTCTGCTAGAAGCTTTCTGCTGTAGCATTTGTACAGTTTTCAGCATTAGCATGCAGTGTATAATTAGCCCTCAGCTTCATTATGCTGACTGTGTGGGGAAAATTGCATTTTGAATCGAAGTCCAGAATACTGCAGAATGGTGTGCAGGACAAGGCATGTTAGGGCAGGGTTTTGgactgcgtgtctgtgtgtgcgcctTGCACGTGCACGGCGTCCCCGTTGCACTAACCCACCCCTCTCTGACCCTCTCTGCACATCAGGGGCAGGCCGCAGCAGTGCATCCAAAGAGCCGTCTGTCTCGACTGCGCAAGCCCGTCACGTAAAGCGAGGTGAACAATGGCCGAgagtaacaaaacaaacaaaaaaatctgtaaaaacaTCTGTTTGCCAGAGTCCATATGTTCACTTGTTATGTTTTCCCTCAAAAAAAATGGTTTGTTTTCCTCCATAATTACGGCTTCAGACACCAGCTGGAACTACACAACGTTTTGATACTCagctattttctttttttagccATGCTTAGTAACTGAAACCTGTACCTGTGGCGTGTTTGATTTCTGTCCCTGGTTCTGCTCTTTGAACTTTGAAGTACCTGTTTTTATACACCTGTCTGAGCTGGGTAATTTCACATATGATGCCCACCCACTTTAAAACTTGGTTTATTTTACCTTTCATGTATGGTATGCTCGAATAGCAGGATCATTTTGTATTGAAGTGAAATTGGTTGTTTTTGCTTCTCAGATTTTTAGGACTTGTATATTTGTGTCGatttaataaaacaaacgatgtttCTTTCCCCTTGTTCTGTCATTCTTTCGGAATCTCATGCCATCAGCTTTTGTAAATAGTATGACTCAGGCTGAACCAAGGTGATTGTTCACGCCGCGACTCAACTTCCTCCAGTAAAAAGTAACTAGCTACAGACATTTGATTAAGGCACTTCTACGACAGATTATGTATTTACATTCTTGGTCTCAATCATTATTGTGACAGTAAAGATCAGCTGAGCTGCTACAGTAAAACAGTAAGTAAACCtgcctgactgttgtttgttaCTATCTGCTCTATCCAGTCTCTTCCCTAGTACACTGTTACTATGTATCACTATTAAACCAGAAAGAGTTGTTTATCATTCCCGCGCTTTATCTCGTGATTGTGGTTCTTTGATGCCGATTGTGGAAACCTGCTTTGGTGTGATGATGCTGACATAGTGCTTTGTGGCttgcatgtgtatgtgtttgtttttagttCTGCTTTGTGGTTAAGATCCATCTTATTTAAATGCCATAGGAAGACAAAAAAGGCTGGTCTACGTGTGCGCCTCCAGTCCATCATTCATTGCCCCTCTGTTTTGTTCGTGTTTCGCTGCCGCTGCTGACGATGAGGTAACCGTGGAAACCGGAGCGAGCTTCATCTCGCGGAGGTCGCTCGCCGGCGCGTGCCGTGGTGCTCGCATCCTGGGTTGCAGCGCGTTACCCCGCTGATTTATGCTTTATATCGTTAACTAGTTACGAAAAATCTCCGGCGACATAAAATAAGCGCAGCACGGCGTGACAAAGCTCGGCGTTCGCGACGTTTTTTCGTTACATTTTTTACGCGGGCTACTTTTCCGACGCGTGTGAGTAACCGCGCCACGTTTCAAAAGTTACCTGAGGTGAACCTGACCCTTGCGAAATTATTCTAAATTCCTAAAATCTGACTGAAAGCGCTAAGTAGTACTTTTGGCGATGTTTCGGGTAGGGGGAGTCGTATCTCATAGATAAATCTGTGAGTAATAGGTATTGCTGAAACACTGAATCACCGACAGCTGGAGACTCAGCGCTTTTGATGCCAACGAAGCGGACTCAAGTCGTCGGCTGTATAAGTGGGATGATGCAACTGGCGCGACGCTATCGCGCTGTCCGGAAAATGTGCTGTTTATGTAAACTCTGTTAGTATAGATGGCGTTAGTTGCCTAAGTATGCCCATCGCTGGGTACGGAGCAGCGTGTTTGTGATtcataaagttttttttttttacctttatgCGTTACCGTGCTGTTAAACATGATTTCCAGAGAACACAATTATCAGATGTCCAAGTCAACTCTGAATATACCCGTGGGATTACTTATCCAATCGCCAAAAAAGCGCCTTGTGAAGTTAGGAAGAAATGCAAGCAATGGATCCGTACAGTAAGTTTTGTAGCTCTGTTTAAGTTAAACATGCAGTTTCTCTTAGTGTGAACTGTAGTCTACGGGATGGATAATTCACGTGCCGTAACTTTCAGACATCTGCAGCGTGAGCTTTGATGTACTTTCAAGTACTTATAAGTCGTCTAAAGGGGTATGTTAGAGAGACCGCTCAACGTGTTCAAAATAACACTGGATTTTTGTTTGGAATCGACAGAATGGCGTATATTCAATACAGTTCTTCTCCCAATGTTCGCTTTTATATTAAGTCGATTAAGTCTGTGTGGGTTTCAGACTCATTCAGTGCTGTGTGTCATTTCAGCCTATTCCTCTGGTTACCATGGCAAAATGGTGTGAATTAATAGTTAATCTTATGATCACGTGTGCAATAATATACATCTTATGTGAATTGGCGTCTCTGAACTATCCTTGCACGCCATGGGATGGGGTGATATCTTTTGTCTCATGCTCTGAACGTGATGGGATAGACtctgttaaatataattttgaaaaacatatttaagCAGTCGACATATTTAGAAGCCTTcaaatttattgttttattgtcattgctaCTGTTGCAGCTGTACTTGTGTAGTTCTATATATTGAAGCATTGTAATCACTGAATCATTTTTCTTCCACATAGATCAGACAGTTCTCGCCCCCCTTCCTCCACCCCTTCCACAACATGCACACACTTGTGGATTATTCGTCTGCTCGAGCCGTGCGATCAGTGTCGCGTTTCACATTTTCTGCCTCAGTCATGCCTTAGTGATGCCTTCTGAGGTCTTCACGGTGCTCAGGTGACCTGCCGTACTTGTAGGTCCATGCGAATCCACATTATAATGGCAGAGGTGTCacgttctggttccagctaccGTCAGCAATATTTGCGTCACCACCCATGCAGGAAAAAAATGCGACGTCCGCCGCACGGCGAACAGcgctccatgttttttttttttttttaatttctttaatgGCCTTAACTCGCATGGGGAGCAAATGTACCTGGATAGCCAGGGAGTGATTAGTAGGCTCGCCTCTGCTGAGGTATACAGCCATCTTCAGTCTGAGCATCTCCAGACCGGCACGTTCATCGCTTGCCCCGTTATACATCTGCAGGTCCAAGCTGTCCAGTGCCACCACCAGGTCGGCTGAGAGTGCACTGCATAGGGAGTCCAGCAAGAACAAGGCCCCCTGGCACAGCCGCGGGCTCGCGGCCATCTTCAGCAGAGGAGCGCACCTGGACGGGGCTGGTGGCGACAGTGCCGTGCTGTCAGACAGCCTGAGCGAGATGTCCAGTCCGGATTCCAGCCCCAGCATCCTAAAGATCTTCGGCAGTGCCGTTTCCCAGGGGGCCCACTACAAAAGTGTGCTGGCCACCATACACTCCACCGCCAAGGAGATCATTCAGGAGGCCTTGGAAAGGTAAGACCTCACATGTCACAGCTGGCATGGACCTTGTTAGGTCTGATCACTAGTCCCGAGTATTTTAAGCCCCAATGCCAATCGTCCTTCAAAAAAATGGCAAGCATCAGGTAAACTTCACTGATATTTTCACTATCTTGGTGTAAGGCAAGTAAGTGATTGGGTCACGAATCAGGGAAGTGAAAAGATGCATCTCAGGAGAATGTGATGTGCAATGAAGGTTTGATAGagaattattatatatatatatatttatttttacacctTTGGGGTGTCCCACAAAGctagatttcttgcttagctggataacctgtcagatttaaggtagtctgagccaaatgtaagtgaacaaagatatagaccatttagcccagactaccttaaatccaaaaACTTAAATCCAAAAGTTAAATCGTGCTTTGTAGAACACCCTCTGTCATATTATGGTTATGTCACTGGTTTGTGATCAGGAAACCTGGAAAACCTGCAATTACACTCATGACCAACAGTGCATCATGATATAACTGAAAATGAAGATAATTTGGGCAAATTCCCGAACGTTTTTCTTGTAGAAGACTTCAGGCTTATGTTCGTCCTTACATGTGCTGTTAAAAGCTCCTGTTTCAGGACAGGAGATGTTCCAAAAGCATTGCAGATTGATTAGAAAAAGGTGACCAGCTGGGTGGTGTTGGCTCAGGTACGATCTGGAGGAGGATGCCGACGCGTACGTGCTGTGTGAGCTGGTCGGCTGTGACGGCGAGGACCTCCAGTGGCGGAGCGAGTGTTCGCGGGTCGTAGGGGCTCAGGAGAGACCCCTGCTGCTGCAGGCGATgtggaggcccgcagagggctTTTCCCGCCGCTTTGAGATCCAGAGACGAGCCACTGTGGAGCAGAGCGTCCACATGGGCAAACAGGCTGCCACCTTAGGTATGTACATCTGTAGGGCTGAGGGTGGCGCTGTAGAGCTTGGGGGTAGCACAAAGACAAAGCAATTGGTGACTTTAAAACGCTTTACAGCTTGTAAAGGTTCTCTGAATTTTATTATGCGGGTAAAACCCCTAGTGCTAACAGTGAAGGCTAAATTAGCACAATTAGTCAGTTATTCAGTTCTTATAGCTGCTAAAGTGCTTGGCTGGACTGACAACCGGTGCATACACCAGGGCTGTAAGAGCTAAGCTGGGCTTTCTCTCCAGGCCGGTGGGGTGCCCCCATTAGATGTGGGTGTCCGGCAGTGGGTGCCACATCTACTGGCCAAAAGTGCACTTTCAGAATGTTCCATAGTGGCTACTTGTTTAGCATGGACTGGAAGCTCCTCTGCTTCCACCTCCCCGTTCCCTCGGTCAGTGGTGCAGGTTTCAGTAAAGGAAACGAGGGCTCCTGTGTGCACGTGAGTTTCTGTGTGCCTCTTCGGTATCGGTCATTGTACTCGAGTCCCGTGGTTATTGACGCAATCTAATCTCCAAGAAGTTTTGCTTTATTATGTTTCCTCATGTTTTTCTCGTTCTTTCCATCCCGACCTCTCTTAACCCTCAACCCCGCCAGGCTCAGGAAGGCTGCCAAAGACCGGCCCACGTGTAACCTCCATGCTGATGGAACTCGGGGGCAGGAGCCCCGAATTGTGGAGGAGCCTCAGTGAGCTGGAGTTGCCCCCGACATCGCAGGACCCCCCCCACGCCTACGAAGCACGGGGCCTGTCTGGGGAGAGAGAAGAGACTGAGAGCAGCGGGCATTCTGGCACCCAGCTTTTCAGCAGCCAGCAAGCTTCCTGCAAACTTCCCCAAACAccctgtttcttgttgctgcAGGGATACAGCCCCAGACAGGTGGGACACACTCTATCCTGACTGCATGCTCAAACCCCGACCTGCAACCCATAGTTTGGGTGATGCCCTCACAGTCTGAGCTTGCAGTGCAGAGAGTTACCTGTACAGGGGTACGTTTTCCAAAAGCTGCCATTAGCAACGTACAACTGAATGGTTCCAACTGTCTAAGCTGCTAATGGTGTTAGCATGTTGTTTCTAACATGCTAGCAATTTGCTAAGTTGCTAACGCTgttagcaactatgcttttgggagATGTACCTCAGATTGGTAAGCCATGTGAAGGTTTAGCCTGCAGTGCTCATACTGGGTTTAATGCTTATCTTATTTAATCTATTGAGGTGCCAATTTTCCCAGGACCTGTTTTTCTGGATTTCCTTATTACTGAGCAAACAAGGACAGGGCACAAAACACTTCCTTGTGTTACTAGCTGGTGATAAACCAGGCTGTCAGATGGGGTTTTTACATCCAGCCTTGGAGTGCATGCATGGAGTGTCATGATGTCACCATGAAAGGAATGGTGTTGGCTTGTTGCCCTTTTGGTTGGAATCCTTCTTTAACTTGAACTAGAACTTTAAAGAGGATTTATGTTGGTCTCTTTAATTCATATTATCCATATTTACACTTTTTATCAGACCGGCCTTTTCCTGGAATGTTGATAAGTACAGTGTCGGCGTTTTCTTCCAAATTCGTGTAGGTCCTTCCGTCAGGGAGTCTTGTTTACATAGTGACACGCCTCCTCTGCTGGCTTCTGGAACAAACAGACATGTGGAGTGAAGCACAGTTTTAACTTCCCCTTTTCGTAACAAACAACCTTCCTCGTGTGTGAGTTTTTAACTGTAAGCGCTAAGTAGTACTTTGGCGATGTTTCGGGTAGGGGGAGTTGTAGCTCATAGTCGTATCTCATAGTGCCGTGTTCTCCTTGCCTTTTGCTTTTGGCTGTGATCTGGTAAGAGCTATTGAGCACCCAGATTTCTCCGTTTGTTGTTCGAATCTCCCGTATTTACACAGCCATTCTGCTGGCCTGTGTCATGCTCCTCTTCTGCGGAACATATTCAGTGAAGAATCAGTCAGGTAATGCATTTGCTTGTTCCTGGAGGCCAGAAGGAGACTCACACTTAACATTGAGTTTACTTTATAAATCCCTGCAGGGAATTTTTGCTTAGCGGTTAAGACCCAAACACTACAGTCTCCTCAGAATGAATGTCACCCTGTATTGATGCATTAAAATGAGTATTTCTCATAGCACAAGGGTATAGCTACTACCCTATGCTCGTGGGACCTATTTTCTCCACTCAACCAGTAAAGTGGTTGATATACCAACATAGGGATTCTGCAGAAGATCCAGAGGCGGGTTAGAGCGCTTTCAACAATAGCTTCAGGGTCAGATGATGCCTGAGCTCTGCATCTTTCAGAATGACCTCATGCTGACCCTGTGTGCAACCTTCCCCTGATCTGACGTTGACGGTCTGGCCGCTCGATTGGCCTCCAGTCAGCAGGACCCACTTTAAAAGAGCTGTGGTTTGTTCAGAAATGGGTGACAAATCTTATTAGGACTTCCTAACATAAAGTCTTTGCGCAATTTGTTTCTGCTTTGCAGGTTTTAGAATAATAACAAGCCACTTCTAATCATTAAGGGGAtaaaacatacttttttttgATGCCTGGGACAAATTTGGTGATAAGCTTATGGTTCTTATGGTTATTCCTAGTTATTTTGGCCTGATGTGCAGTTCAGAGATGAGTCACAGGGCTGCCATTCTGTAACccgtctgtctctctgctgTGCCAGGACTGCGTCATCTACCTGCTAGACGGGACGACCACAGCCTTCGGCCGCAGCGAGGGGGAGGAGGTGTTCGGTGCCCACCTCCAGCTGCACGCCCCCGACATCCTGCCCCTGCACTGCCGTGTGCTCCGCCAGGAGGCCCAGCCTGATGGCCAAAGGGCGGCGCTGCTGTTGGAGCCGCTCCACGGCGCCCCCGTCTCCCTCAATGGCACCACCCTGACGCAGCAGGTCCAGCTCTGTCCCTGGGATCTCGTAGGCTTGGGGAATCACTACATGTTCCTGTATAAGGACCCTACTGCTGGCCCCGCCCACAAAAGCCCCCCTTGGCTTACCTCTGGACACCAGAGGGCTGCAGTCTGCCCCACTTGTGGCTGCAGCCTCCCCCGCCCCAGCTGGGGGTTCTCACTAAGGCTGAAAGATCCAACGTGCCGAGATCTCTCCCTATCCTACGAGCTGGAGCACAAGGACCGGATCCTCGAGGAAATCTTCGCTGTGCTGGATCCCCGCGGCGATGACCCCAAGCTGACCCCAGCCTTCCTGCTATGCCTCTACATCCAGCACTCGGCCGTGAACTTCCGGGCTTCCGAATTCCGCCGACTGCTGCTCCACATCGCTGGCCACGTTCAGACCGCCGTGGGGGCAAGTGTCTACCTGACTGCAGCGGATGTTTACTTTCTCACACCTCCTGCATTACCTAagctaataaataattaatcttTGTTCCCGTAGCTTAGTGATAAATGGAACGATGTTCTGCCTGTTGCTATGCTACAGTTCTCCTCTTGTCTGAATATCTTTTCTCCCTCAACAGGACGTGACGCAGGAGCTCGCCTCGGTCCAGCCTGAAACGTGAGAACGCTGACCTGTTATACTCGTTCGGCACGTTTCCCAGTTATATACCCACCCCCAGCCTGTGCCACCTCGCCCCAGCCGTCCTGGCCTGGGTGACGTTCAGAGGCTTTGGTTTGTGACCCGAACGTGCCGCCCGGAAAGCTGGGCAGCCAATGCTGGGCATCACAGCGCCCTCTGATGATTAGCGTTTTGAAAAAGGGCTGCTTGTTCTTATCAGTTATTTCCTCCTTGGGGGGCCATTATTCTCAAAGGGATGGGAAACGTTGCTTCCACAGGGGATTCGTTTTAGGGAAATCGGAGCCAGTTATTCGAGCTGCCGTTGGTCACGGTCCCTTACATTTTCTTTACCTTCTGCTGCATCACATACGGTTGATGTTATCTACTGACCGCTTATAATAACGCTCGTCTGAAATGACCCCTATAGCTGGTTTTAGCCGTTTACCCAGAATGCCGTGGGCTTGTGGGTGTGACTCTGGATTCCCTCCCCCATAGGCCCTCTGGTGGGGGACAGGGTGACTTGGGGGAGTCACAGTCCGTGCCGATACCTGACATCCGCCCGCTGGTGCTGTGGATGGCCAACAGCCTGGAACTGCTCCACTTCATTCAGCAGGAGGTTCCGCGTCTGCTCCCCTgggctgaggaggaggaggaggaggaggacgcTGAGCAGGATGATTCAGGTGATGCTTACTGCTGAATCGCCCTCTCGTCATCCCCCTAAACGGATCTGTATTTCTGATCAGGGCACGCTCCAGAAGTCTCATGGAGACCGAGCAGTGTCCTTTGTTTGGGCCTCTGAGTGTCTTTCAGGCTTTCAGAAAGTTAAAACATCTGTTTAAGGAAGGAAATTTTATGGGTTATTAGTCCATAATGTTGGTGAGGAATGAGTTAGTGCAAGGCGTGTTCTGCATCTTAGGTAGTAATGCACGGGTGTAGACTGTTCATGGAATCAAACTTGTATTCATGAATGTGTTGCACTTTACACATTAGTTCAAATTTTCTCCCTATTATTGATGATGTTCTTTAATCGAATCTCCCGATAATGGCTGTACTGCCTTCTGCTACTGTTtacttttttaaatgaaaaagccCAGATACATATGATGAATAAGTCGCAAAACATTTTTCCACATTGTTGTAGGAAAACGTAGCTCCTACGTATAAGTAGTGCTAACAACGCAAAgattgtgggttcaagtcccagagAGCACACATAGCTTGTAACCCTTCCCTCTGCTGTAAGTCTCCATGGATAAAAGCGTCAGACAGATGCGTGTAAATGAAAACGGCTGGTAAACTCCAGCTGTCGTTTCTCCAGGAAGCCCAGGGTCGCCCTGGCAGCAGGCCATCACAGTCCTGGACGAGGTGGTGATGTTTACATTCCAGCAGTCTGTGTACCACCTCACCAAGGTGAGTCCTCCCCAGCCTACCCTGTAAGACCGGGACAGCAGCAGGGACACTGTCTTACACGGCAGATAGTTACAGGTCTGTCATGTTGCTGTCAATAGCGGAAATGTTTTGCACGTGATACTGGAAGATTAGCCTAGCAGCacctagttgactccttgatGGCTATATACTTGTAATGTATTACCTGTGTCACTTATAtgcctgttaaataaataaaaaaaactaataaataaataaatgtagcaGAAATATGAATTGTAACTGCGCCAGGCTGCGTCTGTGAGGGCGTGTATAGCTGCTGTCATATTATACTTATGAATAGAATTTCAGAAATTCACATCTGCTTTGTGCTCAGAATTACACCCAGAGCCCTGGAATCACACAGCAATCATTTGGTATGTGGTTACAGAGAATGGATATTTGCCTTCAGCCAACAAATTCATTTGGAATTTGCTTTCGGCGATGCAACCAAATGTTTGGCCGCATTCAGACGTAAAGCAGtgtggtctggatttgtagcttctggacctgaaatgcccaacactgtcGCAAAGTCCATAGTTAGGTATGTGATCATGCATTTTTGGTGGGGGTCACCAACTCTGGTCTGCTTTCATTTTGGGTCCCTGACATAGACTGTCTAATCTTTATTAAAGATGACTGGAAATACACCACATAGCAAGAAAAACACGTCATTAAACCATTTAAAaccgtatatgtatatatttatatttactggTCAGGGGTGAGCAGTGTTTTATGAAGAGAAATAGCTTATTACCTGTAGAAACTCCTTTCCTCATTCTCACTGGTTCACTAACCTCTAAGGCCCGTTTCTTAGGTTTCTTAATTAGAATGAATTAAAGCGAAATGCCGCTTTTTATAATTCTTAATTATCGTTGAATGCTTATTAGCATAAGGTCTTTCAGGTCTTTGAATAATTAACAGCCACCTATTTGAGGACAAACCATTGTTCTCTGTCCCGTCTCATGCCCTCACTTGCATATTTTTGTCCTGTCGTTTGAATGTTGGCAAGCCAGTGTATTCTTGTTGTGTTCGCTGGCCATTTCACCTGCCTTTCAGGCCCAGTGCAGACAAACGTAGCGTATCATTTTGACAAAACAAAGAAGAAACACGTAGGCAAACAAAACAGGTGTTGAGCATTGGGAAGGGCTGTTGTGGACGGTGTGTGAGTTTCAGGTTGTGAGGGGAAAACTGACAGTCACTGGATGTCAATGGCATTACGGCACAGGTGAAGTGAATCGGTGCTTTCATCACCTAACCCAGCTCTGCCCCATGATATCCAAACCCCCGCTGTCATACATCAACTGCCATGATCTCATTTGGAAGGCAGTGGAATGAAATGATGGGGATGGCTTACAGACCAGGTTTCCAGTGTCCCCTGTTCAGGGGGCTTCTGAGCTGGGTATGTCACAAAGATTGTGCACGTTAAgtgtgtttatattacattgtgg
This genomic window from Paramormyrops kingsleyae isolate MSU_618 chromosome 22, PKINGS_0.4, whole genome shotgun sequence contains:
- the LOC111856034 gene encoding luc7-like protein 3 isoform X2, whose product is MLSAAQLLDELMGRDRNLAPNEKRCNVHWDDETVCKYYLCGFCPAELFTNTRSDLGPCDKIHDENLRKMYEKSSRFMKEGYERDFLRYLQSLLAEVERRIRRGHARLSLSQSQPSSGQGPGSAGRNEEKAQVLTEKIEDLLLQIEELGSEGKVEEAQGMMKLVEQLKDDRELLSSAPSTIESFVAQEKQMEVCEVCGAFLIVGDAQSRVDDHLMGKQHMGYAKIKSTVEELKEKLRRRSEGPEKDDHGKKEKEEREEREKEREKRKKEEEEKEKEREKEREKAKEREKEKEREREKERDRERERDRERDRDRDRDRDRRSRHSHSSRTSERRRSRSRERDRERKRSSRERRRSRERSDRRPRSRSRDRRPKHRSRSRDRDRDKDRDKDKDRDRRSRDKELRGSDEKRAGKKPHAEEGGGTAPLNGTTEDRHSEGDTQSN
- the LOC111856034 gene encoding luc7-like protein 3 isoform X1; the protein is MLSAAQLLDELMGRDRNLAPNEKRCNVHWDDETVCKYYLCGFCPAELFTNTRSDLGPCDKIHDENLRKMYEKSSRFMKEGYERDFLRYLQSLLAEVERRIRRGHARLSLSQSQPSSGQGPGSAGRNEEKAQVLTEKIEDLLLQIEELGSEGKVEEAQGMMKLVEQLKDDRELLSSAPSTIESFVAQEKQMEVCEVCGAFLIVGDAQSRVDDHLMGKQHMGYAKIKSTVEELKEKLRRRSEGPEKDDHGKKEKEEREEREKEREKRKKEEEEKEKEREKEREKAKEREKEKEREREKERDRERERDRERDRDRDRDRDRRSRHSHSSRTSERRRSRSRERDRERKRSRSRERRRSRERSDRRPRSRSRDRRPKHRSRSRDRDRDKDRDKDKDRDRRSRDKELRGSDEKRAGKKPHAEEGGGTAPLNGTTEDRHSEGDTQSN
- the LOC111856037 gene encoding ras-associating and dilute domain-containing protein-like: MISREHNYQMSKSTLNIPVGLLIQSPKKRLVKLGRNASNGSVQSKLSSATTRSAESALHRESSKNKAPWHSRGLAAIFSRGAHLDGAGGDSAVLSDSLSEMSSPDSSPSILKIFGSAVSQGAHYKSVLATIHSTAKEIIQEALERYDLEEDADAYVLCELVGCDGEDLQWRSECSRVVGAQERPLLLQAMWRPAEGFSRRFEIQRRATVEQSVHMGKQAATLGSGRLPKTGPRVTSMLMELGGRSPELWRSLSELELPPTSQDPPHAYEARGLSGEREETESSGHSGTQLFSSQQASCKLPQTPCFLLLQGYSPRQDCVIYLLDGTTTAFGRSEGEEVFGAHLQLHAPDILPLHCRVLRQEAQPDGQRAALLLEPLHGAPVSLNGTTLTQQVQLCPWDLVGLGNHYMFLYKDPTAGPAHKSPPWLTSGHQRAAVCPTCGCSLPRPSWGFSLRLKDPTCRDLSLSYELEHKDRILEEIFAVLDPRGDDPKLTPAFLLCLYIQHSAVNFRASEFRRLLLHIAGHVQTAVGDVTQELASVQPETPSGGGQGDLGESQSVPIPDIRPLVLWMANSLELLHFIQQEVPRLLPWAEEEEEEEDAEQDDSGSPGSPWQQAITVLDEVVMFTFQQSVYHLTKSLYSTLSGLLDSSPFTERGQLQTPKAVLDTVAVFRDAMRLFSSCGVHRDVVTQLFAYLFFFTNASVFNTLMERGATGGFYQWSRGVQIRANLDLLMDWIQGAGLADVADGFFQKLSSAVNLLATPRETLLQASWSSLRSDFEPLSPAQLHHMLQQYRSGRACPTAWSPAPQDAVAAWSGADVLESFEGHPPLVLPRRDFQLRLGKPVPDPGLVARLQSLQDFVFSLARPSAHPGQCPPMQKPCSEASPPMKNSTGTVPYDGAAVLSQRSAAPRSPSVSDLSSCQTVLTQKLRSLELQCSLREQPDLSCHKGLALDPSCLLTPPNTPQGHELAEPEANLQGGALEREAADQQRQRKNQSPCCKNKEDCEMDEEVFSVELQMGSQGLGLALVDGMSTPMKMSGIYIRSVVPDSPAGQCCRLGPGDRILAVNGQSLVGMEYHSGKELMQTSGDKLSLLVAKCVWKV